A genomic window from Prochlorococcus sp. RS04 includes:
- the larC gene encoding nickel pincer cofactor biosynthesis protein LarC: MDDVFIECSPGISGDMLLGAFYDLGVPKKVIEQPLIDLGLKDLYQLKFKESKSCSIRGIKAKVENIDCSPIKRTWRSIKELILNGHLEDKLKKIIYEVFESLAIAEGKVHGIKSDEVHFHEIGAIDSLVDIIGVCAALNYLNPRRVYCNEPMLGKGFVQTEHGKLSVPPPAVIELIRQKNIKVLSSLNSIDGELSTPTGIALLANLVDYLEPPSKYSVNSYGVGIGDLKFTFPNLVRVYKITSFEDFSTNVDKYISPKCEEISIQEAWIDDQTPEDISNFVEKLRIEGAYDVSYQAINMKKNRIGFSIQVILPIEKKEFFRRLWFDYSNTIGVRERTQSRWILLRRRGECSTTFGNINVKQTLKPDGSITMKPENDEVLRIQLEHKISTYEIRKIIKESSKKFKAFENWK; encoded by the coding sequence ATGGATGATGTTTTTATTGAATGTTCTCCTGGCATCTCCGGAGATATGTTATTAGGTGCTTTTTATGATTTAGGGGTGCCTAAAAAAGTTATTGAACAGCCACTTATTGATCTTGGATTAAAGGATCTTTATCAACTAAAATTTAAGGAATCTAAAAGTTGTTCAATCCGAGGCATCAAGGCGAAGGTTGAGAATATTGACTGTAGTCCTATTAAAAGAACTTGGAGAAGTATCAAGGAACTTATTTTAAATGGCCACTTAGAAGATAAATTAAAAAAAATAATTTATGAAGTATTTGAATCTTTAGCAATTGCGGAAGGAAAAGTTCATGGCATTAAATCTGATGAAGTTCATTTTCATGAAATTGGAGCTATAGATTCATTGGTGGATATAATTGGAGTGTGTGCAGCATTGAATTACTTAAATCCAAGGAGGGTTTATTGTAATGAACCAATGTTGGGGAAAGGTTTTGTTCAAACTGAACATGGAAAATTATCTGTACCACCTCCTGCTGTAATAGAGCTAATAAGACAAAAAAATATTAAGGTTTTATCAAGCCTAAACTCAATAGATGGTGAACTCTCAACACCAACTGGCATTGCTTTACTTGCTAATTTAGTCGACTATCTTGAACCTCCTTCAAAATATTCTGTCAACTCTTATGGAGTCGGCATTGGTGATCTAAAATTTACATTCCCTAATTTGGTAAGAGTTTATAAAATTACTTCATTTGAGGATTTTTCTACTAACGTTGATAAATACATTAGCCCAAAGTGTGAAGAGATATCTATTCAAGAAGCATGGATTGATGATCAAACACCCGAAGATATATCTAATTTTGTGGAGAAACTGAGAATTGAGGGAGCTTACGATGTTTCTTATCAAGCTATCAATATGAAAAAAAATAGAATTGGATTTTCTATTCAGGTAATCTTGCCCATAGAGAAAAAAGAGTTTTTTAGGAGATTATGGTTTGATTATTCCAACACTATTGGTGTTCGTGAAAGAACACAATCAAGGTGGATATTACTTAGACGCAGAGGAGAATGTTCAACAACTTTTGGAAATATAAATGTTAAACAAACTCTGAAACCAGATGGATCAATAACTATGAAACCAGAAAATGATGAGGTATTGAGAATACAATTAGAGCATAAAATATCAACTTACGAAATAAGAAAAATTATAAAAGAATCAAGCAAAAAATTTAAAGCATTTGAAAACTGGAAATGA
- a CDS encoding ABC transporter permease has product MKLLIKGFKEAVTELKLFYFISFIVALLVIIPIFNFILEGVQYVVSGNFSLGIAGGEEVLETLKVLVLTSFFGGGLGTLNGWLLSNCDFKFRKVLRICQLIPLAAPAYLITAVLQDLGSIFGYQVTGLWWGVVILSISTYPYVFILANESFNKFGINQINASRGLGVGPWRSFFKIAFPMALPALITGISLMCMEVMNELGTFALLNIPSISTGIAENWIIEGNPKSAIGLSLVALLIIFTLIIFEKFSRRKSKRWSENPASKDSQGWELKKIRALLAITISLFPPIFSFGIPCFWVLLNIDQIQKGLSVELLTLSFRTISLGFFTALITMLFSLIISLARRPNKSLLLGLITNLAGIGYAIPGTVLALSLISISSPKLNFLAVCLLIWGYLVRFLTISKGSIDSSLERISPSLDEAALGLGENWPGIIKRIHLPLLQGPIFVGSLLVFVDTIKELPMTFILRPFDFDTLSVRIYQYAGDERMVEAILPAILIMTLGLIASFTLIPSLEKKN; this is encoded by the coding sequence TTGAAATTACTTATTAAAGGATTTAAAGAAGCAGTAACCGAATTAAAGCTTTTTTATTTTATTTCATTCATTGTTGCACTCTTAGTAATCATTCCAATTTTCAATTTTATTCTTGAAGGAGTTCAATATGTTGTAAGTGGAAATTTTTCATTAGGTATTGCTGGAGGAGAAGAGGTATTAGAGACTTTAAAAGTTTTAGTACTGACAAGTTTTTTTGGAGGAGGATTAGGCACTTTGAATGGATGGTTACTTTCAAATTGTGATTTTAAGTTCAGAAAAGTTCTCCGTATTTGTCAGCTCATTCCACTAGCCGCCCCAGCATACCTAATAACAGCTGTTTTGCAGGATTTAGGAAGTATTTTTGGGTATCAAGTAACTGGTTTATGGTGGGGGGTAGTAATACTTTCAATCTCTACTTACCCATATGTTTTCATTCTTGCTAACGAAAGTTTTAATAAATTTGGAATTAATCAAATCAATGCTAGTAGAGGATTAGGAGTTGGGCCGTGGAGGAGCTTCTTTAAAATCGCTTTTCCAATGGCTTTGCCAGCACTAATAACAGGAATAAGTTTAATGTGTATGGAAGTAATGAATGAGTTAGGAACATTTGCATTATTAAATATTCCAAGTATTTCTACCGGTATAGCTGAAAATTGGATAATTGAGGGTAATCCCAAAAGCGCTATTGGACTATCTTTGGTAGCTTTATTAATAATTTTCACTTTAATTATTTTTGAAAAATTCTCGAGAAGAAAATCAAAGCGGTGGAGTGAAAATCCTGCCTCAAAAGATTCTCAAGGGTGGGAATTAAAAAAAATAAGAGCTCTTTTAGCAATAACAATATCTTTATTTCCTCCAATTTTCTCTTTTGGAATTCCATGTTTTTGGGTTCTACTCAATATCGATCAAATTCAAAAAGGGTTATCTGTAGAATTACTTACCCTATCATTCAGGACCATAAGTCTAGGATTTTTTACTGCATTAATAACTATGTTATTCTCCTTAATAATTTCCTTAGCAAGACGACCAAATAAAAGCTTATTACTAGGACTAATAACAAACCTTGCGGGGATAGGTTATGCAATTCCAGGCACTGTATTAGCTTTATCTTTAATAAGCATTTCTTCTCCAAAATTGAATTTCCTTGCTGTTTGCTTACTAATTTGGGGTTATCTTGTTCGATTTCTAACTATTTCTAAGGGTTCTATTGATTCAAGTCTTGAAAGAATTTCTCCTAGTCTAGATGAAGCTGCACTTGGACTAGGAGAAAATTGGCCGGGAATCATCAAAAGAATTCATCTACCTCTTCTTCAGGGACCAATATTCGTAGGATCACTATTGGTTTTTGTAGACACGATAAAAGAATTACCCATGACCTTTATTTTGAGACCATTTGATTTTGATACATTATCTGTGAGGATATATCAATATGCTGGAGATGAAAGAATGGTAGAGGCAATATTACCAGCCATTCTAATCATGACTCTAGGTCTTATTGCTTCATTTACATTGATACCAAGTTTAGAGAAAAAAAACTAA
- a CDS encoding CobW family GTP-binding protein has translation MSKNLLPVTIISGFLGSGKTTLLNHILKNQVGIKTAVLVNEFGEIGIDNDLIIEGSEDMIELNNGCICCSINGELLNTVSKVLERAEKLDYLIVETTGLADPLPVAMTFAAGDLREKVRLDSIITVIDGENFDFEINNTSVAYSQILYGDILLLNKSDLVNEKQLKKIEGFINKIKKEPRILRSTNSEVALHTIMSVGLFETDTFEFEKNKKNIKQNSHDHSSHSHDHSSHSHDHSSHSHDHSSHSHDHSSHSHDHSSHSHDLINNIEGFTSVSYETFEPFSLRKFQYFLDNQISENVFRAKGILWFMESERKHIFHLSGKRFSLDDEEWTKEKSNKIVLIGKNLDHQTIKNQLSSCRFNSD, from the coding sequence ATGTCTAAAAATTTATTGCCAGTTACTATTATTAGTGGATTTTTAGGTTCTGGCAAAACTACACTTCTAAATCATATTTTAAAAAATCAAGTTGGTATTAAAACAGCTGTTTTAGTCAACGAATTTGGAGAAATCGGAATAGATAATGACTTAATAATAGAAGGCTCAGAAGATATGATCGAATTAAATAATGGATGTATATGTTGCTCTATCAATGGCGAATTATTAAATACCGTATCCAAAGTTTTAGAAAGAGCTGAAAAATTAGACTATTTGATTGTTGAAACAACTGGATTAGCAGATCCATTACCAGTAGCCATGACTTTTGCGGCTGGTGATCTTAGAGAAAAAGTAAGATTAGATTCAATAATCACTGTCATTGATGGAGAAAATTTTGATTTTGAAATTAATAATACAAGTGTCGCCTATTCTCAAATTTTATACGGAGATATCCTTCTTCTTAATAAATCTGATTTAGTAAATGAAAAACAATTAAAGAAAATAGAGGGGTTTATAAATAAAATAAAAAAAGAACCAAGGATTTTGAGATCAACTAATAGTGAAGTTGCATTACATACAATAATGAGCGTGGGTCTATTTGAGACAGATACTTTTGAATTCGAGAAAAATAAAAAAAATATAAAACAAAATTCCCACGATCACTCTTCTCATTCCCACGATCACTCTTCTCATTCCCACGATCACTCTTCTCATTCCCACGATCACTCTTCTCATTCCCACGATCACTCTTCTCATTCCCACGATCACTCTTCTCATTCCCACGATTTGATAAATAATATCGAGGGTTTTACCTCAGTTTCATATGAGACATTTGAACCATTTTCTTTAAGGAAATTTCAATATTTCTTAGATAATCAAATTTCAGAAAATGTATTTAGAGCAAAAGGAATACTATGGTTTATGGAAAGTGAAAGAAAACACATTTTTCACCTATCTGGAAAGCGGTTTTCTCTAGATGATGAGGAATGGACAAAAGAAAAATCTAACAAGATAGTATTAATTGGGAAAAACTTAGATCACCAAACTATTAAAAATCAACTGTCATCATGTAGATTTAATTCAGATTAG
- a CDS encoding 4a-hydroxytetrahydrobiopterin dehydratase, which yields MEPYILQDEELDELVVKIPGWEIKSKHIQREFNFANFIEAFAFMTKVALICEKYNHHPNWENVYAKVIIKLNTHDLGGISNLDQTLASEINKIFDQ from the coding sequence ATGGAACCCTACATTTTGCAAGATGAAGAATTGGATGAATTAGTTGTCAAAATACCTGGCTGGGAAATTAAATCTAAACACATCCAAAGAGAATTTAACTTCGCTAATTTTATTGAAGCCTTTGCTTTTATGACTAAGGTTGCTTTAATCTGCGAAAAATATAATCATCATCCTAACTGGGAGAATGTTTATGCAAAAGTAATAATTAAATTAAATACACATGATCTAGGAGGCATTTCGAATCTGGATCAAACATTAGCTTCGGAAATCAACAAAATTTTCGATCAATAA